One genomic region from Streptomyces sp. NBC_01304 encodes:
- a CDS encoding excisionase family DNA-binding protein, translated as MNLASHSSEDPTVALLTVEEAARRLRIGRTLCYRLIGSGELESVPVGRLRRVPPEAVHEYVTRLRQANRAVTAA; from the coding sequence ATGAACCTCGCATCGCACAGTTCTGAAGACCCCACGGTGGCCCTGCTCACCGTGGAGGAAGCTGCCCGCCGCCTCCGCATCGGCCGAACGCTCTGCTACCGCCTCATCGGCTCGGGAGAGCTTGAGTCGGTTCCCGTCGGTCGCCTGCGTCGCGTGCCTCCCGAGGCCGTCCACGAGTACGTCACTCGTCTCCGCCAAGCCAACCGCGCCGTGACCGCCGCCTGA